A window from Dioscorea cayenensis subsp. rotundata cultivar TDr96_F1 chromosome 10, TDr96_F1_v2_PseudoChromosome.rev07_lg8_w22 25.fasta, whole genome shotgun sequence encodes these proteins:
- the LOC120270697 gene encoding uncharacterized protein LOC120270697, whose amino-acid sequence MSITRWRGSGEVSSPPLVDGIEDEPYLNKPIEDYDLIETICDNDQASGHYAIPSGSHIGTHMECNLEQEVFPPTQHFVDMSFGKTDAYGNTSPFAQPNTSEPVSATSPIQSKKQKGL is encoded by the exons ATGTCAATAACTAGATGGCGCGGATCCGGAGAGGTCTCATCACCACCATTAGTCGATGGAATAGAGG ATGAGCCATATTTGAATAAGCCTATTGAGGATTACGACCTCATTGAGACTATATGTGATAATGATCAAGCTAGTGGCCACTATGCCATCCCATCTGGAAGTCATATTGGCACACATATGGAGTGCAACTTAGAACAAGAAGTATTCCCTCCTACACAACATTTTGTTGATATGTCCTTTGGGAAGACTGATGCTTATGGTAATACCTCCCCATTTGCTCAACCCAATACTTCTGAGCCCGTGTCAGCAACAAGTCCAATACAAAGCAAGAAACAAAAAG GTTTGTGA